A single genomic interval of Coccidioides posadasii str. Silveira chromosome 1, complete sequence harbors:
- a CDS encoding uncharacterized protein (antiSMASH:Cluster_1.1~EggNog:ENOG410PKCF~COG:C~BUSCO:6137at33183), which yields MGREAIRTAMHVDRNKPAAEQPGVHNRWHPDIPAAATIKNGETVKIECLDWTGGQIKNNDSADDVRDIDLTGVHYLTGPFHIETAEPGDVLLVEIQDIQPFQDQPWGFTGVFSKNNGGGFLSEFYPQAAKAIWDFEGIFCSSRHIPGVRFAGLIHPGILGCAPSAEILAEWNRRESELVQEYGSDTVARLPEPRNAHTGSAEGEVHARICREGARTIPGRPEHGGNCDIKNLSRGSKVYLPVHVPGAKFSVGDLHFSQGDGEISFCGAIEMAGVITIKFNVIKNGMEQIGMKSPLFHQGPVEPQFGPGRYLTFEGFSVDHNGKQHYLDATVAYRETCRRVIEYLRRYGYNDYQVYLLLSCAPVQGHIAGLVDVPNACTTLGLPMDIFDFDIRPEVPAQKRNMGSCAFASDHKA from the exons ATGGGTCGAGAAGCAATCCGGACGGCGATGCACGTTGATCGCAACAAGCCTGCGGCAGAGCAACCGGGCGTTCAC AATCGTTGGCATCCGGACA TCCCCGCCGCTGCAACCATCAAAAATGGTGAAACAGTGAAAATAGAATGCCTGGACTGGACCGGTGGACAGATCAAAAACAATGACTCTGCGGACGACGTGCGAGACATTGACCTGACTGGAGTTCACTATTTAACCGGCCCATTCCACATTGAGACTGCCGAACCCGGCGACGTTCTCCTGGTAGAGATCCAGGACATCCAACCATTCCAGGACCAGCCATGGGGCTTTACTGGGGTGTTTTCAAAGAACAACGGAGGCGGTTTTCTATCTGAATTCTACCCGCAGGC TGCCAAGGCAATATGGGATTTTGAGGGCATTTTCTGCTCCTCGAGGCATATCCCTGGCGTTCGTTTTGCAGGATTAATCCACCCGGGCATTCTTGGCTGTGCGCCTTCCGCCGAAATTCTAGCCGAATGGAACAGGCGAGAATCAGAACTCGTCCAAGAGTATGGCTCAGACACGGTTGCGAGGCTTCCTGAGCCTCGCAATGCCCATACAGGTTCAGCAGAGGGCGAGGTCCACGCACGGATCTGCAGAGAAGGCGCAAGAACTATCCCA GGCCGCCCTGAACATGGCGGAAACTGCGACATTAAAAATCTCAGTCGTGGTTCCAAGGTCTATCTCCCCGTGCACGTTCCCGGCGCCAAATTCTCCGTCGGTGATCTCCATTTCTCTCAAGGTGATGGTGAGATCTCCTTCTGCGGCGCCATCGAAATGGCAGGAGTAATCACGATTAAATTCAACGTGATCAAAAACGGCATGGAGCAGATAGGCATGAAGTCACCGCTCTTCCACCAGGGGCCTGTGGAGCCTCAATTTGGACCCGGTCGGTATCTCACATTTGAAGGTTTCTCTGTTGATCATAACGGAAAGCAGCATTACCTAGACGCGACGGTGGCATATCGGGAGACCTGTCGTCGGGTCATTGAGTACCTAAGACGGTATGGGTATAACGATTACCAAGTGTACCTTCTCTTGAGCTGCGCGCCGGTTCAGGGGCATATTGCCGGCCTGGTTGATGTTCCGAACGCGTGTACAACGCTAGGCTTGCCGATGGATATTTTCGATTTCGATATCAGGCCGGAAGTGCCAGCCCAGAAAAGGAACATGGGCAGCTGTGCATTCGCAAGTGATCATAAAGCGTAA
- the DTD1 gene encoding D-tyrosyl-tRNA(Tyr) deacylase (EggNog:ENOG410PPBZ~COG:J), giving the protein MKAILQRVSSASVTVDTKLVSYIGRGVLVLAAVGPHDTEKDAEALAAKVLKLKMWPDDSGANWKKNVQDIQGEVLCVSQFTLFAKVKKGNKPDFHGAADAVKAKELYEYFYSKVGALYNPDRVKNGVFQAMMEVGLVNDGPVTLELNTDSKKAE; this is encoded by the exons ATGAAAG CTATCTTGCAGCGGGTCTCCTCCGCTTCGGTTACAGTTGATACGAAACTTGTCTCCTACATTGGACGGGGAGTGCTAGTTCTAGCAGCAGTTGGGCCGCACGACACTGAGAAAGATGCGGAGGCTCTTGCTGCCAAGGTGTTAAAGCTCAAGATGTGGCCTGATGACTCTGGGGCAAAT TGGAAAAAAAATGTCCAAGACATACAAGGAGAGGTCCTTTGTG TGTCACAATTTACGTTGTTCGCAAAGGTGAAGAAAGGCAATAAACCCGACTTTCACGGTGCTGCGGACGCAGTAAAGGCTAAGGAGCTCTACGAGTACTTCTACTCCAAGGTTGGGGCGTTATACAACCCTGACCGAGTCAAGAACGGCGTGTTTCAGGCAATGATGGAAGTTGGACTTGTAAACGATGGACCG GTGACACTGGAACTTAATACCGATTCCAAGAAGGCGGAATAA
- the CPR6 gene encoding peptidyl-prolyl cis-trans isomerase cpr6 (antiSMASH:Cluster_1.1~EggNog:ENOG410PHJ3~COG:O): MAESTGRPRVYFDISIGNRQEGRVVFELFNDVVPKTAENFRALCTGEKGMGKQGKPLSYKGSIFHRVIKQFMIQGGDFTEFNGTGGESIYGEKFDDENFDLKHDRPFLLSMANSGPGTNGSQFFVTTVPTPHLDGKHVVFGEVINGRSIVRKIESQKTNPNDKPLMDVKVTDCGELTGDDYKNATQRSVDTTGDTYEDYPEDITEELSLAQYYKIAVDLKEFGNKAFKAGDVELGLEKYQKGIRYLNEAPEPSDSDAKELPSQIAALRFTLNSNSALLANKLKRFADGRSWAGYAINTAKDADAKDADKAKAHYRRAIASCGLKEEEEAIKDLQEALELAPNDAAIINEIARVKKHIAEQDRKQRAAVKKFFS; this comes from the exons ATGGCTGAATCGACAG GTCGTCCAAGAGTTTACTTCGACATTTCAATTGGAAACAGGCAGGAAGGCCGTGTTGTGTTCGAACTG TTTAATGATG TTGTCCCAAAGACCGCTGAGAATTTCCGTGCCCTTTGCACCGGAGAAAAGGGAATGGGAAAGCAGGGGAAGCCTTTGAGCTATAAAG GATCCATCTTTCACCGCGTAATCAAGCAGTTCATGATTCAAGGTGGTGACTTCACTGAATTCAACGGAACTGGGGGCGAGTCGATCTACGGCGAGAAGTTTGATGACGAGAATTTCGACCTGAAACATGACCGCCCGTTCCTGTTGTCGATGGCCAACTCTGGTCCCGGCACCAATGGCAGCCAGTTTTTCGTGACCACCGTCCCAACTCCCCACCTTGACGGAAAGCATGTTGTATTCGGAGAGGTGATCAATGGCCGAAGCATTGTGCGCAAGATTGAGTCACAAAAGACCAATCCAAACGACAAACCTCTCATGGATGTTAAAGTTACTGATTGCGGCGAACTTACTGGGGATGACTACAAGAACGCCACGCAGCGTTCTGTTGACACTACTGGTGATACATATGAGGATTACCCTGAAGACATCACAGAAGAGTTATCCTTGGCTCAGTATTACAAGATTGCTGTCGATCTCAAGGAGTTCGGAAATAAGGCTTTCAAAGCCGGTGATGTCGAGCTTGGTCTAGAGAAGTATCAGAAGGGAATCCGCTATCTCAACGAGGCTCCGGAGCCGTCCGATTCTGACGCAAAAGAACTTCCATCACAAATTGCAGCATTAAGATTCACATTGAATTCTAATTCCGCGCTCCTTGCCAACAAACTCAAGCGTTTCGCCGACGGTCGTTCTTGGGCTGGCTACGCTATCAACACCGCGAAGGATGCTGACGCCAAGGATGCTGATAAGGCCAAAGCGCACTACCGACGTGCTATCGCTAGCTGCGGAttgaaagaagaggaagaggcaATTAAGGATCTACAAGAGGCGTTGGAGCTCGCGCCTAATGATGCCGCCATCATTAACGAAATCGCTCGGGTTAAGAAACACATCGCAGAGCAGGATCGCAAACAGAGAGCTGCAGTCAAGAAGTTCTTCTCTTGA